One genomic window of Candidatus Coatesbacteria bacterium includes the following:
- a CDS encoding Dam family site-specific DNA-(adenine-N6)-methyltransferase — translation MSTVKVPPIKCQGIKTKLVPWIKYIIDWNDDGIWYEPFMGSGVVGFNIAPKKAIFSDINPHIIQLYNEINNDHITPSVVRSFLEGEGNKLHSKGEDYYYQVRERFNKYYDPLDLLFLSRSCFNGIMRFNKSGKFNTPFCKKVNRFRSAYITKITNQIRWLYSLMKIRDWQFIVSSYESILGKTNICDFVYLDPPYHGRYADYYTKWTLDNENKLYSILTNIKSKFLLSTWYKNKYRTNEIAIKYEKSFNILKRKHFYHIGGYEENRNEMIEALIANFEPNEGYEKKKVCGLQLSILDN, via the coding sequence ATGTCAACAGTTAAGGTGCCACCAATAAAGTGCCAAGGAATAAAAACAAAATTAGTTCCATGGATTAAGTATATAATTGACTGGAACGATGATGGAATATGGTACGAACCATTTATGGGTTCTGGTGTAGTTGGCTTTAACATTGCCCCCAAGAAGGCTATATTCAGTGATATAAACCCACATATAATACAATTATATAATGAAATAAATAATGACCATATAACCCCTTCTGTAGTACGTTCTTTTTTGGAGGGCGAGGGTAATAAATTACATAGTAAAGGAGAGGACTACTATTATCAAGTTAGGGAACGATTTAATAAATATTATGATCCTCTTGACCTTCTATTTCTAAGTAGATCATGCTTTAATGGTATTATGCGATTTAATAAATCGGGTAAGTTTAATACACCATTTTGTAAAAAAGTTAATCGTTTTAGAAGTGCTTATATAACAAAAATAACAAATCAAATACGATGGCTTTATAGTTTAATGAAAATTAGAGACTGGCAATTTATTGTTAGTAGTTATGAAAGCATACTAGGAAAAACCAATATTTGTGATTTTGTATATCTAGACCCTCCTTATCATGGGAGATATGCAGATTATTATACAAAGTGGACATTAGATAACGAAAATAAACTATATAGTATATTGACTAATATTAAGTCTAAATTCTTACTTTCAACTTGGTATAAAAACAAATATAGGACAAATGAAATTGCAATTAAATATGAAAAAAGCTTTAATATATTGAAACGTAAGCATTTCTATCATATTGGAGGTTACGAAGAAAACCGAAACGAAATGATTGAGGCTCTAATAGCTAAC
- a CDS encoding restriction endonuclease → MCNTMQSFFTAFLEFLDHTREYISTDNGQWKIKGLIDNESNIFSLTNDTKLISKIIELHLLPELFSFARSINYSIELPRHQNHYPDLTFINLHDEDIKFAVDIKTTYRKDSNPNFCNGFTLGSHGRYFKERNCTKNITYPYNGYLSHFCFGIIYSRTVNVDNVQSKYRYEQLGVIQSIINSFDLFFCEKWKIASDKAGSGNTANIGSVKYIDDILTCNGVFVNLGEHIFDDYWVNYNELNITKDDGTFKKLRCIEDYMDYRSLDRGLINKPNRH, encoded by the coding sequence ATGTGTAATACAATGCAATCATTTTTCACTGCATTTCTTGAGTTCCTAGACCACACTAGAGAATATATCTCTACAGATAATGGACAATGGAAAATTAAAGGCTTAATAGATAATGAAAGCAATATATTTAGCTTAACAAATGATACAAAACTTATCTCAAAAATCATCGAGCTTCATCTTCTGCCAGAATTATTTAGCTTTGCACGTAGTATTAATTATAGTATTGAATTACCAAGACATCAGAATCATTATCCTGACTTAACATTTATTAATCTTCACGATGAAGACATTAAATTTGCTGTTGATATTAAAACTACATATAGGAAAGATAGTAACCCTAATTTCTGCAATGGCTTTACTCTCGGTTCTCATGGAAGATATTTTAAAGAAAGAAATTGTACAAAGAATATAACATACCCCTATAATGGTTATTTATCTCATTTTTGCTTTGGAATAATATACTCTAGGACCGTTAATGTAGACAATGTACAATCAAAATATCGATATGAACAACTTGGTGTTATACAATCTATAATAAACTCATTTGATTTATTTTTCTGTGAAAAATGGAAAATAGCAAGCGACAAAGCTGGTAGCGGTAATACTGCTAATATTGGAAGTGTTAAATATATAGATGATATACTAACATGTAATGGGGTATTTGTAAACTTGGGTGAGCATATATTTGATGACTATTGGGTTAACTATAACGAATTAAATATAACAAAAGACGATGGTACTTTTAAAAAGCTAAGATGCATTGAAGATTATATGGACTATAGGAGTTTAGATAGAGGGTTGATAAATAAACCCAATAGACATTAG